A genomic stretch from Lathyrus oleraceus cultivar Zhongwan6 chromosome 2, CAAS_Psat_ZW6_1.0, whole genome shotgun sequence includes:
- the LOC127121549 gene encoding EPIDERMAL PATTERNING FACTOR-like protein 2 yields the protein MLLYILCYFLHSLHFSHSLFFITFQMRLQSHHFITISLFFLIISNFTQKELVTEGRKTLNHNDSHQTLGDKKVMVRAQIGSRPPRCETRCRFCGHCEAIQVPTNPRTLNGNNINPSTMSTNSYARRQDNSNYKPMSWKCKCGNIIFNP from the exons ATGCTTTTATACATTTTGTGCTATTTCCTTCATTCCCTTCACTTCTCACATTCTCTCTTCTTCATCACCTTTCAAATGAGGCTTCAATCTCATCACTTCATTACCATTTCTCTTTTCTTTCTCATAATTTCAAACTTCACCCAAAAGGAACTTGTTACCGAAG GTAGAAAGACTTTAAACCATAATGATTCTCACCAG ACATTAGGTGATAAGAAGGTGATGGTGAGGGCACAAATAGGTTCAAGACCACCAAGATGTGAGACAAGGTGCAGATTCTGTGGACACTGTGAGGCTATTCAAGTTCCTACAAATCCTAGAACACTGAATGGAAACAACATCAACCCTTCAACTATGTCTACAAATTCTTATGCCAGAAGACAAGATAATTCAAACTACAAACCCATGAGTTGGAAATGCAAATGTGGCAACATTATTTTCAACCCTTGA
- the LOC127120514 gene encoding cysteine desulfurase, mitochondrial codes for MTSKLVTSILRHHLPKKTNLLRLQPLSTATATAFSEPQVHEETSGITMKGVKISGRPLYLDVQATSPVDPRVLDAMLPFNISRYGNPHSRTHFYGWESDNAVEHARSQVASLISASPKEIVFTSGATESNNISIKGVMHFYKEKKRHVITTQTEHKCVLDSCRHLQQEGFEVTYLPVESDGLVDLEKLKAAIRPDTGLVSVMAVNNEIGVVQPMEEIGKICKEFNVPFHTDAAQALGKIPVDVDKWNVSLMSLSGHKVYGPKGVGALYLRRRPRIRVEPQMNGGGQERGIRSGTLPTPLVVGMGAACEVAMKEMEYDEKRISALQQRLLNGIRGKLDGVVVNGSMESRYVGNLNLSFAYVEGESLLMGLKEVAVSSGSACTSASLEPSYVLRALGVEEDMAHTSIRFGIGRFTTEDEIDRAVQLTVTQVEKLREMSPLYEMVKEGINIKDIQWSQH; via the coding sequence ATGACCTCAAAGCTAGTCACTTCCATCCTCCGCCACCATCTCCCCAAAAAAACAAACCTTCTCCGCCTCCAACCACTTTCCACCGCCACTGCAACAGCGTTCTCCGAGCCTCAAGTCCATGAAGAAACCTCCGGAATCACGATGAAGGGTGTGAAAATCTCTGGTAGACCTCTTTACCTAGATGTTCAAGCAACGTCACCGGTTGACCCGCGTGTTCTCGATGCTATGCTCCCTTTCAATATCTCTCGTTACGGAAACCCTCACTCTCGCACCCATTTCTATGGTTGGGAATCTGATAACGCCGTTGAACACGCGCGTTCTCAGGTTGCGTCTTTGATAAGCGCTTCCCCTAAAGAAATTGTCTTTACCTCGGGTGCTACTGAGTCCAATAATATTTCGATTAAGGGTGTTATGCATTTTTATAAGGAGAAGAAACGGCATGTGATAACTACGCAGACGGAGCATAAGTGTGTGCTTGATTCGTGTCGGCATCTTCAGCAGGAGGGTTTTGAAGTTACTTATCTTCCGGTTGAGTCGGACGGTTTGGTTGATTTGGAGAAGCTTAAGGCGGCGATTAGGCCGGATACTGGACTTGTTTCTGTGATGGCGGTGAATAATGAGATTGGTGTTGTTCAACCTATGGAGGAAATTGGAAAGATTTGTAAGGAGTTTAATGTTCCGTTTCATACTGATGCAGCTCAGGCTTTAGGGAAGATTCCCGTGGATGTTGATAAGTGGAATGTGAGTTTGATGTCGTTGAGTGGGCATAAGGTTTATGGACCGAAAGGGGTTGGAGCGTTGTATCTTAGGAGGAGACCTAGGATTCGCGTTGAGCCTCAGATGAATGGTGGGGGACAAGAGAGAGGGATTCGAAGTGGGACTTTgcctacacctttggttgttgGGATGGGTGCTGCTTGTGAGGTGGCTATGAAGGAGATGGAATATGATGAGAAGAGGATTTCTGCACTGCAGCAGAGGTTGCTGAATGGGATTAGAGGTAAACTTGATGGGGTGGTGGTGAATGGGAGCATGGAAAGCCGATATGTTGGGAATCTTAATTTGTCGTTTGCTTATGTTGAAGGGGAGAGTTTGCTTATGGGGTTGAAGGAGGTTGCTGTTTCAAGTGGAAGTGCTTGTACTAGTGCTAGTTTAGAGCCTTCTTATGTTTTGAGGGCATTGGGAGTTGAAGAGGATATGGCTCATACTTCTATTAGATTCGGTATTGGGAGGTTCACTACTGAGGATGAAATTGACAGGGCGGTTCAGCTCACAGTTACACAAGTCGAGAAGTTGAGGGAAATGAGTCCGCTTTATGAAATGGTGAAGGAAGGAATCAATATCAAGGATATTCAATGGTCACAGCACTGA